A window of Apium graveolens cultivar Ventura unplaced genomic scaffold, ASM990537v1 ctg7324, whole genome shotgun sequence genomic DNA:
TTACGTAGAATTGATTCTTAAATCATATAAAATGGAGTCAATATGAGTAAAATAGTTTTAGTAAATAATTTGGTATGAAGTTTAAATATATATTACTCATTTTAACTCCAATTTACATGATTTAAAGGTCCATTTCATGTAAATTTTTACAAATATTTCAAACATACAATTTGTTTTCCGGTTCAAAATTAATTCTATTACATTTTACATATCACGGAAGTATTCTGAGCGAAAAACTAAATTTACAGGAAAAATCAATTCTACAGAGAATAtctctaaaaattattttctacGATGTTCACATTAACTCTTTTTAATttcaatataaaattatattGGAAACTCATTTTAATTAATAACTTAAATCCGGGTGTTTATAAAATTGTATTGGAAACACATTTTAATTCATGTTAACCGACTTGAATTCGGGTGTTTGAAATGATAATTAAAAGAGTAACATATTTATTTTATGAGAATCATTTACCTGAGGATGACCTTAAGATATTACTTGAGATTATAACATTTTCTCATATAAATATAGGATGGTAAATTTATAATTTTGGGATGAGTTACTGGTATTTACAAAAATATCATTAAATTTGTACGGGAGAAGTTTATATCCTTAGGAGAGCACGGGAGTTACCTGAGATAATCTCAGGCCCATTTTTCTCTTATTTTATAATAATTCGGGTAAATCCCAAAAATAGAAGGGTAGGTTTATAATTCataaaccttggatctcgatctcCAAAGCTCCTAGAACTAACTAATAATCCCCTGTCAGTTGTCTCCCCTCCAAACATGTCaggttctctctctctctcacctctATCTCTCCGAGTGTGTGCTTTATATGCATGATAGGTCTTTGGATTTAGTACAAACTCTTCTACTCCTCTTAGTTGCTTTTCACAAACATGTTTGATAATTTAGATCTGGAAGAAGCAATAGATACGTGTGTAGTTTAATACAATTTTTTTTGTTAGTATCTGTATTTGTTTGAGAACTTGTATCACTGTATGCCACTGTGCATCCTCCAGTTCTCTCTTTCTATAAGTGGCTAGCTTGTAGTTCTACTACGAGTACCCCTCGAGCTAGGGGTCTACACGGATCGGGTTGGGCGGATTGGGAGAATTTAGCAACCCAACCCAATTAAttcgggttttcaaaatttcaacccaacccaaaccgtttaaatttgtaatctaaaccaatttgtatacttcaggtttgatcggtttattaatttacaaaattaatataaaaaagtATAATAAAATATAAGGTTTCAAAGTCTAAAACACTTGAAAATAGttcaaaacaatattacaatccTCCATATTGAATAGTCTTAAGCATCTAATTTTTGACACCAAAAGGACTAATAATATTGCTTACGCTTTAAAtattggaatgaatcataaatgcAAAAACATAACACTAATCAAACATCTATTGTTGTTACGAAATGAACTATAAACACGGAGGTTGTAAGTTACATTTAGAGATAAATGGATATATGTAATAggcctaaaaataatttttggattAACTTATAGCATGtacatatattttttaatcgggttgggttggatttgtttaaaattattgaaaaccatatccaacccaattaaattggattgacattttttcaacccaaaTATGTATCGGGTTGAAAAAAAATCTGGGTTGAAAAAAATCGGTTTGGTTCGGCCGAAATAGGGTTGGTCGGGTTTGCCAAACCGTGTACACCTCTACCTCGAGCTAGTTTACTGGTGGTTGTGTGCTAGACCTCAGTAGAGGTACAGTCCTTTTAACTTAAACTTATAAGTACGTCAGTATTCTAATTCACATAATCGGCCAGTTAAAAAAAGGTACCTAAGTTTTGTATTCCCATTTTCCGTTATGATTATTTGCTCATTTGCTATTGACAATTGCATTGCTATTTTCCGTTAGTATTACTGAACTTGTTAATCCAATTGATTCTGACATGGATTTCTAGAAGAATTATGGCAGGTTTTATGTGATCTATTACTATTTTAAATATTTCTGTCCTTTAAAGTTCTTGCACCATCTTTAATGGCAGGTAATGAAGCTCCAATTTTGGTGCACCATGGAACTTCATCAGATCAATTGCCTCTAAGCAAATTTAAACGTTGGCACTGGTGGCTTTTGGTATCAACCAACATTTTCTTTCTTCTGGCTGGTCAATGTGCTGCTGTTCTTCTGGGGAGATACTACTATGATAAAGGGGGAAACAGTAAATGGTTGGCTACACTTGTCCAAACTGCTGCCTTTCCTATACTCCTCGTCCCGTTACTTTTTATCCGTTCCTCTCAGATTTCTTCAACTGAATCCACATCATCTTCCATTGCTGTTATATCATTTATATATGTCATCCTCGGTGTGGTGATTGCGGGAGACAACATGTTGTATTCTGTTGGACTACTATACTTATCTGCTTCTACTTACTCGTTGATTTGCGCTACCCAATTAGCCTTCAATGCGATCTTCTCTTACTTCATTAACTCTCAGAAATTTACTGCCCTGATCTTTAATTCTGTCGTGGTTCTTTCCTTATCCGCTTCTTTAATTGCTATCAATGACGATTCTAGTGGACCATCAGGCCTCTCTAAATTGAAGTATGCCCTTGGATTCCTTACAACTTTAGCTGCCTCGGCACTTTACTCTCTTTTACTATCCCTTATGCAGTTTACATTCCAGAGTGTTCTACAGAAAGAAACATTTGCCGTAGTTTTGGAAATGCAAATCTATACATCAGTTGTTGCTACATGTGTTGCAATTATTGGCCTTTTTGCAAGTGGTGAATGGAGGACCTTACATGGAGAAATGAATGGTTTCACTGCAGGAAGTACATCTTATATTATGACTTTGATTGGTACGGCTGTTTCATGGCAGATTTGCTCTGTTGGTGTCGTGGGGTTGATTTTTGTGGTCTCGTCGTTGTTCTCCAATGTTATCAGTACACTTTCATTAGCGCTTACTCCTATTGCTTCCGTGATAGTCTTCCATGATAAAATGAATGATGTAAAGATAATAGCGATGTTAATGGCTATATGGGGATTTGCAACTTATATCTATCAGAATTACCTCGATGATCTTAAGGTAAGGAAACTTCACGCTAAGCATACTGATAGACATTATCAATCTTCAGGCTGCTAATACAGATGTAATAAGTAAGAATCCCCAATTACTTGTTTCAAGTTGTAGTTTCTGTCTCTCTTTTTGGgtaaattaaaatatcaaaattGACTCAATTGAAGTCCAAGGCATGCCAAGCCAAACAATTTTTTGCCACACACGGAACTTCCTACTACAACCAGTTGTGAGAGCATAATAAGCAGTCCATCCAGAAGCCAGCCACTGTGGAAAAATGCAACAAGTTGTCCAAGAAGTTACTGTATACTCGTCTTACCAGGTTTTTCTTCCTACATCCTTCTGCTAGGCTCTGGGGATTTCGTTATACCTAGGCATTCACTTACATGTTCAGGCTGTTTCAAATTTTAAGCGTCCATAGAATCAGGCTGCTTGTATTTTGAAATTCTATACATATGTTTTGATCTAAATTCATGTATCATTTCATATTTCTTTTGACATGATCCATCAATTTTCTTACAAGCCGATCTTTGTCTATTCATAGATTATACTTTTAGTTCTGGATGTATCTTTCTAATCTTTTGCTACTCTATCCTGCCATGGTAGTATTGTACTAGTTGATATCATCCTTAACTGTTTTTATATGAATAATGATATATGTTTTTTTACAAATCAATGAGAAGCTCATTGGTTTGCTTCATTATTAGGACGAATTTGTTGTGATTCTATGAGTTTCATTTGTGTCCTGTCATTGAGTTGCAAAACTCTCTAGAAAGATGATGTTTTAATTTCAACTAccataataacccgtgcgagatACGGAttattttctagagtttttttatacatgcaattataatatttttatttatattcttatttgtgAATGTTGTATAATGTCTAACGTATTTATCTGTATATCATTTTCATACAAGATATTACTAAATTACACAACATTTCGAATATAGTTcattaagaaaaatatatatattcttgtttgtgttgtataattgtatttaatgaatgaatataaacagggtagtcagtgtacgtttaaaatgaaacaaataaacttaatatgtagaatgtcaaagaaaaagttaaaaattaacatatatgttgaatacagagttgaccaaaattttgaattttattttaaataaaatgtaTAACTGGTCTATATTATTATTGAGTTCTCTAATAACTTataattaacttactcaatttaaaaagataaaaatgaataactgaattcagaattacttgcaatcataatataaaataatataaaatttacactgttgttaatataaaagttgattttaatgaaaaatgttagtttctgaaatttaacgtatgtatgtttgaaaaatgttagttttttacaCTACTCTTATcaaaataagattaagttatattTATCTATGTTAGCATCTGAATTATTGTATATTATATTTCTTAGAAAActatgatggtttcaattatttttatgctaaatatcttatttatatatatgtataatcattattaatatttagtgaggcaattgattacttaaataacatatatttataattatttaaaaattaaaattatgtaataaataaattgcaagaatttatatatggtattcacattatcattgacaaacaatccatatccgcgaccgagtatcaatcatgtaacataaaaataaattatatattgtaggacttattattgatgttcatgattttttcaaaaatttgaaagaaaaattgtagttatattgttatttaaactatttttaagtttctttcattacaactctaatatttcttcatataataaattgaaaatattgtatactattctcctaaaattaaatattttttaattcgataaagttttataaatattagttcAACAACtagttaattccttcaaattattgaacattatatatatttttaaatagtataaaatgtattgaatcaaatgctacaatatagtatagatataacttttatttgaataattcaaaatattaaaatattttaaaatatatgtacAATATTATATTGatcaataaatattatttatcgaaaagaattctttttaaaatgctagtttttttaaagtgaaaaataaaaaataaatcgatttaatatatcatcgtagtttttacaaatctcgtgagatctcatatcaaatttcaaatatttttaaaatcgggacaagtcccaaaaCACTATTGCGCTACtggtgaagttagtaattttaatacaaataatcaattgacttgatcctataatTACCTCAAAgacattaatttatattaatataagatattaaaaaaattcacattattggtaagatattctcgtcgaacttgtaatttaaatttactaaacgtagaatgtgacaatgtttttcggttagtcatgtagtcaaatttcgagtattttttgaataatgggccaaattctgattttaaattcaaaataaactaaaatttattgactcattataattcgaacttatctaaatatttaataccaatcaatattatttatatataggcgattctattttcaatattttctttagaaattatatatgtacattttaattactttttataataaaaagatatgttaaaaatatataaaatatattttcaaactaaaaaataataataaataaaataataatccatttatgtacgatgcctaactttatatctggaattcagttttttaaaattaattgtacaaatattcaagtaattATCATTTTTTTTTGCAGAATTTAAGTAGCTatctttaaaattaaataaaatattcctttagtacacttacatattatgtatATGATAAAAAAAACACATGAGataatatggtgtagtggtacgGAGTTGTATAGAAGATCTTTTCAATGAGAAGATTAGAAGATCTTTCAAAGTGAAGATCTTTtcaatttttatataaatattaaaaataggggtagtttagtcttttcaatTAGAAGATCTTTCAAAGTGAAGCATGTGACCTTGGATTTAGAAGTTGAACTCTTGTTTACGCACTTGCTGCATTGTTCTTATTGAAGTTAACTCTTCTTCCAGCTCAGCAAACCAGCTCAGCAATGCAGTATATGAAGAATAAAGTAGTGGAGTCTGTTATCCACGTCAGCACAATAGAGTTAGTTAGATTATATGCATGTTAATATAGATTGGCTTTGGATTGGATCGGCCTAAAACCATATTCATATCTATTTATTTTTCCGGATTCGGATCGGATCGGCTCCGGATTTTTTATAGGACGATCCATATCCGGATCCATTCGGATCACGGATTTTGGATCGAATATCCGCtccatttatgtatatttatttttttaacttgacttattacaaaatttatttaaaatttacagttccgaaaaaaaattaaaatacaacgaaattcaaaaaaaaattacaaacTAAAATTCGCTTTTTGAAATAAACATACCGATTTTAATGCTAACTATGAAAAAATTGATGTTGCGAAATGAAAATGTTATATTAATCGAGACTTTGGGATATGCGGCTCTAAAAGGTAAAAGAATTAGGGTTATAGAAATGAGGTCATAGAAATGGACTGTACGTTTGAGACCGAACCGAACGAAATATAGATAATGGAACTTCACTCGAGGATAATACGtttaaaattagaattattaaaaaatatttttattttttattatatatatatataaccagaTCGTGTTATTAACGAATCGGATCGACCTAAATTTATATCTGATCCATTTATAATCGGATATTTCTTATCGGATCGGATCCCGGATCGGATTTTTAATAGGTCGATTCATATCCGCTAAAATGGCCTCGAATCGGATCGGGTCGGATCAGATTTTCACTCCATTGACGGGCCTAAGTTAGAATGTCCTACAAGTTAACAGCTGTAATAGAGGGGTATAAGAGTAGTTTTTAGGCAAGACTATTATAACTTCTTCAGTAATCTTTTTCCTCTTCTGAGTTTTTCATTACTCTGTAGAATGTCAAGTGATTTGCTTAATACATTTTCATGAGTTTGTTCTCACTCTCTTGTTCTTTGAATTAACAGCATCGAATCATTGTTAGTTTTAACACTTCTCATCTCTTTTTAGGTGGACAAAAGGATATAAGATGCAATAATGCTtctaaatagaaaatatgatggATGTCCCCTCCCAAGGCACCTGAAGTTGAAGGTTTATTAAGAGCATTATTGACCTCTTATCTTGTCTTTAACTATTTTTTTATTACAGTATCCATGTTCGTAATGTGACAATGTGGAAGAAAGTCGATTATCTAAAGCAGGCATGGAATGGAAGAACAGGAAAGATTTGAAAGTAAAGGATGCTGGCACTGCATTTGTGTTTGGGTTGGAGTGTTTTACATGGTATTGTGGTGGTGAGATTGTTGTAATGTGTAACAAATTAGAAAATTGTGGACATTCAAGTGACTGAATTATAAATTAAGATAAAtggtattttaagaaaaaaataataatggAATTCTAGCAAATTCCGCAACTAGAGGCACTCCTATCAGTTTTCCAAGTACCAGTACTCTCCGTGTAGGTGTAGGTACAACATCATATATTGATCGAAAAGTAAAGTCATCGTCTATTTCAATtgaaattatattatatattgatCGACCTATAAAATTATCGCCTATTAACATCACAAATTTTAATTTTGTGATTCCTTAAATGGATATTTTTATATATGTTTAGAATATTTTCTCTAATTTTTATGagatatttattattataataaatgtaatctataatgtattttattagatctgtatttcaattttgaattataaTAGATTTATTATAATATGTATTCCTTATTTATATGTTTTAAAAAATTCATATGCTCTAAATTTTTTATAACATGGCCTGTAATTTTTTCTTTTTACAAAATGAAACAGGACAATGCAATAGTAATAATTATACCTAGATGTAATCTAAATTTTTTCGTTATTTTATAAGATACAAATGAAAACtatctattcaaaaatattttaaatcaaatttaccCACTCCAATATTTAgaaaaaatgatacaattttaaCTCGGTTATAAATGATTTGttaattgttacttatatttatttttattaagataatcgttgcttgtattatatatataatataatatttttaatattattttatatcaagaatatataattatagtGCAATTTCTTAATTAATTGCATATTGTATTTGTTATACAGATTATTAGATATTATTgtaaaataatagaataaataaaataagtatAGTTTATAGCTATATTTTAGGACTATATAACGACCAAACCGTAACCTCCTTACTttaattatatataggatataattaataaaaataaccaaATTCTGAAAATATAGACAATTTTAGCCGATGAAATAAGTATTCATTTTATATGGTAGTGGAGTGAGTCATATATAAACTATACAATTACGAGTATATATAATTGAGACCCAAGTGGAATAAAATTTGTCATTTGttcaaaataattatttttgttaatttttataAACAATGtgttatttttgtattttttgaGGGAGACGTTTTATCCGTTGTGTATCCCTCACGTGCGTTTTAATAATAGTGAAAGTTAAAAGTATTTTGTCTGTTATCTCCAAAAGGTTTAGTTGATCGACTTGATTCAGTTGTGATTCCCGAGGCAAAGAAAAAGGAAGGACTTCTCAGTTTCTCAGGTACACCTCCTCCTTTGATCCCAGTCCCTGCTCTAATATATGTTTGTGCTGCGGTGGAGCTTTTATCTCTTCTTCTACAGTAGGAGGAGCAGAAGGTCACTGAATTTATAAGCCGAATATTATTAGTTTTTCTCATTCCCTGGAGTCTGGATGGCTGGATCATATTTGTTTCCATTAGATTATATTATGTCAATTATTAATCTTTCTGCACGACTACATTTAGTTTAAGTGTATGGGATATACCGATTAGTGAATCTCGGTCGATGGAGTTAATTGTTTCTTTATCTTCATGTTTTATAATTTTCGGTTAAATAATAAAAAGTAGACGTTGATATCGGATTGAGTTTGTCTAATACTGACATTACACTGCATCGATCTTTTTGGTTATGTATATTGTTAGATAGGTTGAACAGGTTGATAAAACTAGTATTTGTGGACATTCGAAT
This region includes:
- the LOC141704028 gene encoding putative purine permease 11 — translated: MSGNEAPILVHHGTSSDQLPLSKFKRWHWWLLVSTNIFFLLAGQCAAVLLGRYYYDKGGNSKWLATLVQTAAFPILLVPLLFIRSSQISSTESTSSSIAVISFIYVILGVVIAGDNMLYSVGLLYLSASTYSLICATQLAFNAIFSYFINSQKFTALIFNSVVVLSLSASLIAINDDSSGPSGLSKLKYALGFLTTLAASALYSLLLSLMQFTFQSVLQKETFAVVLEMQIYTSVVATCVAIIGLFASGEWRTLHGEMNGFTAGSTSYIMTLIGTAVSWQICSVGVVGLIFVVSSLFSNVISTLSLALTPIASVIVFHDKMNDVKIIAMLMAIWGFATYIYQNYLDDLKVRKLHAKHTDRHYQSSGC